The Schizosaccharomyces pombe strain 972h- genome assembly, chromosome: I genome contains a region encoding:
- the spt5 gene encoding DSIF transcription elongation factor complex subunit Spt5: MDTNSPKSIDKDANSTEVDAAEQDAASVKINSTRASPNGSDLLNDDSEAAKITTNEKQSSPVDSHNESPNDTTINKGEDGNENEVDNVNNNDKKEDEDNVEENEEEADANEEEEEDEEDDEEDEEDEDESGGGRRKRARHDRRNQFLDIEAEVDEDEEELEDEEDEIGREDGFIEEEVGADYVGDDRRHRELDRQRQELQSVDAERLAEEYREKYGRSQTVVGDTSNVPQRLLLPSVNDPNIWAVRCKIGKEKDIVFTIMRKAMDLQYTSSPLEIISAFQRDSLVGYIYVEARKQSHVLDALNGVLNVYTNNMILVPIKEMPDLLKVQKQVVELLPGAYVRIRRGKYAGDLAQVDNLSENGLTARVRIVPRIDYSDGLKRKNSATRPQARLFNESEAFKSNPSKFSKRGPRLFLFNNEEFEDGFLVKDIRISSLITEGVNPTLDEVSKFNPNNEDLDLSSLALSVKGGHAEFQPGDHVEVYVGEQTGVSGVVENVRGSVITMVSSDGLRLDVPSRGLRKRFRHGDYVKVIAGKYKDDTGMVVRISKDEVTFLSDTLMTELTVFSRDLGEASSAQAVNSAYELHDLVQLDVNTVACIFSVDRDTYKVIDQNGGVRTVLASQITMRHSNRRGVATDRNGAEIRIGDKVKEVGGEGKQGTILHIYRAFVFLHNRDIAENNGVFSARSRNVATIAAKGARISADLTKMNPALSNGPALPPVANLKRTIGRDKAIGATVRIRRGPMKGLLGVIKDTTDANARVELHTGNKMVTIPKENLLYTTKTGELISYTEFIERSRGIRPGSISTADGPNVPNWAQGARTPAVANGSRTPAWNTGSRTPAWNSGSKTPAWNSGSRTPAWNSGNKTPAWNAGSRTPAWNSGNKTPAWNVGNKTPAWNSGAKTPAWNAGNKTPSWNNGTKTPAWNANQTPMVANGTNTSWGQTPAYGGFSETNWDTEDNSKPYTAPTPGAWAAPTPGGWDDEEGDSPKYVPPSP; the protein is encoded by the coding sequence ATGGATACGAATTCTCCGAAATCTATTGATAAAGATGCAAATTCGACTGAGGTAGATGCAGCTGAGCAAGATGCTGCTTCAGTTAAAATCAATTCTACCCGTGCATCCCCCAATGGAAGTGACTTGCTGAATGATGATTCTGAAGCTGCTAAAATTACtacaaatgaaaaacaGAGTTCTCCCGTGGATTCCCATAACGAAAGTCCAAATGATACCACAATTAATAAAGGCGAAGATGGGAATGAAAACGAAGTCGATAATGTAAATAACAAtgacaaaaaagaagatgagGATAATGTTGAAGAAAACGAGGAAGAAGCTGATGCAAacgaagaggaagaagaggatgaagaagatgatgagGAAGACgaggaagatgaagatgaatcAGGTGGCGgtagaagaaaaagggCTCGCCATGACCGCCGCAACCAATTCCTTGATATTGAAGCAGAAGTAGATGAGGACGAGGAAGAGCTTGAAGAtgaggaagatgaaattGGTCGTGAAGATGGTTtcattgaagaagaagttgGAGCGGATTACGTCGGTGATGATCGTCGCCATCGTGAACTTGACCGTCAAAGACAGGAACTACAATCTGTTGATGCTGAACGCCTTGCTGAGGAGTATCGTGAAAAGTATGGTCGTAGCCAAACTGTTGTTGGAGATACAAGCAATGTTCCCCAACGTCTTCTACTTCCTTCAGTGAATGATCCCAATATTTGGGCTGTTCGCTGTAAAATTGGCAAAGAAAAGGATATTGTTTTTACCATAATGCGGAAAGCTATGGATTTGCAATATACTAGCTCTCCATTAGAAATCATTTCAGCATTTCAACGTGACTCGCTGGTCGGTTATATATACGTTGAAGCTCGAAAGCAATCACATGTTCTAGATGCACTTAATGGGgttttaaatgtttataCAAATAACATGATTTTAGTTCCAATTAAGGAAATGCCGGATTTACTCAAAGTTCAAAAACAGGTTGTTGAACTGTTGCCTGGTGCATATGTGCGTATACGCCGTGGAAAGTACGCCGGTGATCTCGCTCAGGTTGACAACCTTTCAGAAAATGGTTTAACCGCACGTGTACGTATAGTTCCTCGTATTGATTATTCCGATGGGTTGAAACGAAAGAATTCTGCCACTCGTCCTCAAGCAAGACTCTTTAATGAAAGCGAAGCATTTAAAAGCAATCCTTCTAAGTTTTCTAAACGTGGTCCTAGACTTTTCCTCTTCAACAATGAAGAGTTCGAAGATGGATTTTTGGTAAAGGACATTCGTATTTCCTCACTGATAACTGAAGGAGTTAATCCTACACTTGACGAGGTATCCAAATTCAATCCTAATAATGAGGATTTGGATCTCAGCTCTTTGGCTCTCAGCGTCAAAGGGGGCCATGCTGAATTTCAGCCTGGAGATCATGTCGAGGTATATGTTGGTGAGCAGACTGGAGTAAGTGGTGTTGTTGAAAATGTTCGAGGTAGCGTTATTACCATGGTATCCTCTGATGGTTTACGGTTAGATGTACCATCTCGGGGCCTGAGGAAAAGGTTTAGACATGGTGATTATGTAAAAGTTATAGCAGGAAAGTACAAGGATGACACCGGTATGGTTGTCCGCATTTCAAAGGACGAAGTTACTTTTTTGAGTGATACTCTTATGACTGAGTTGACTGTATTTTCTCGTGATTTAGGCGAAGCTAGTTCTGCACAAGCTGTTAACTCTGCATATGAATTACATGATTTAGTGCAGCTGGATGTTAACACGGTTGCCTGCATTTTTTCTGTCGATCGTGATACGTACAAAGTTATTGATCAGAATGGAGGGGTTAGAACGGTTCTTGCTTCTCAAATTACCATGCGCCATTCCAATCGCCGAGGTGTGGCTACAGATAGAAATGGGGCTGAAATTCGGATTGGCGACAAAGTAAAAGAGGTTGGAGGAGAGGGAAAGCAGGGAACGATCTTGCACATATACAGagcttttgttttcttgcATAACAGAGATATCGCAGAGAATAATGGTGTATTTTCCGCTCGCAGTCGTAACGTAGCAACAATTGCGGCAAAGGGTGCCCGTATTTCAGCAGATTTGACGAAAATGAATCCAGCTTTATCCAATGGGCCGGCTTTGCCTCCGGTTGCTAACTTGAAAAGAACGATTGGACGTGACAAAGCTATTGGCGCTACTGTACGCATCCGCAGAGGTCCTATGAAAGGATTACTTGGCGTTATTAAGGATACTACTGATGCAAATGCACGTGTTGAGTTACATACGGGAAACAAAATGGTTACAATTCCTAAAGAAAACCTGCTATATACTACTAAGACTGGTGAATTGATTAGCTATACCGAATTTATTGAGCGTTCTAGAGGAATAAGACCTGGTAGTATCAGCACCGCTGATGGACCAAATGTACCAAACTGGGCCCAAGGAGCCCGTACGCCTGCTGTTGCAAATGGTTCACGCACTCCAGCTTGGAATACTGGAAGTCGCACACCTGCGTGGAATTCTGGTTCAAAGACACCTGCGTGGAATTCTGGAAGTCGCACCCCAGCGTGGAACTCTGGGAATAAAACTCCTGCTTGGAATGCTGGCAGTAGAACACCTGCTTGGAATTCCGGAAATAAAACTCCTGCATGGAATGTTGGCAACAAAACCCCTGCTTGGAATAGTGGTGCTAAAACGCCTGCATGGAATGCTGGTAATAAAACTCCGTCCTGGAACAATGGTACTAAGACTCCAGCTTGGAATGCTAATCAGACACCTATGGTTGCTAATGGCACTAACACCTCATGGGGACAAACCCCTGCATACGGGGGATTCAGTGAAACTAACTGGGATACCGAAGATAATTCAAAGCCCTATACTGCTCCTACACCTGGTGCGTGGGCTGCTCCCACACCAGGTGGTTGggatgatgaagaaggaGATTCACCCAAATATGTACCTCCTTCTCcttaa
- the rqt4 gene encoding transcription coactivator Rqt4 — MEKWTKENVLKILPVDDESAAMITSTALAVDSSEAAKDYWISLLGDSAETIEFISDFNQKRFHSTHSGNSPSIMKNKKNVTPNNNIRQKNTATSSHPSFYIANNKQKGYDEEMYKVNPASRNKSQSNNISSHEKSSKTTKNVSPGVMTSDLIPEKKSVKHNNSSSNRIEGLADIEKAIRQIEISQNINKAERRVCNCQGRKHPLNEAAPNCLNCGKIICIVEGIGPCTFCDNPVISKAQQLELIQELKHEGSRLKQAANQKRKSKTVSSKNNFQRLQNSSLHSIFLDPKQLEQKAQEAEERKNVLLNFDRTSAQRTRIIDEAADFDPTSLASDTWASPAEKALNLVRMQKAMAKKEKKKKKVLSISLSGKKVVVDQKEASSESSDEDQDELDNLTKVEGQSHSHNPKAPVIRNLPRPIYHQDLHSSHVAVPESILNKINQKWSKVQDDDGMPSML; from the exons ATGGAAAAATGGACGAAGGAGAACGTACTGAAAATTTTGCCAGTCGACGATGAGAGTGCCGCAATGATAACAAGCACTGCTTTAGCAGTCGATTCTTCCGAAGCCGCAAAAGATTATTGGATTTCTTTACTGGGGGATTCTGCTGAGACTATAGAATTCATTAGTGACTTCaatcaaaaaagatttCACTCTACGCATTCTGGTAATTCTCCATCGATCATgaaaaacaagaagaatGTGACaccaaataataatattcggcaaaaaaatactgCCACATCTTCTCATCCAAGTTTCTATATCGCTAACAATAAGCAAAAAGGATATGATGAAGAAATGTATAAAGTCAATCCTGCTTCGAGGAATAAATCACAATCAAACAATATTTCATCACATGAAAAATCTAGCAAAACTACGAAAAATGTCTCTCCAGGCGTAATGACTTCTGACCTTATTCcggaaaagaaaagtgtAAAACATAATAACTCTTCTTCTAACAGAATTGAAGGTCTCGCCGACATCGAAAAAGCTATACGTCAAATAGAGATATctcaaaatataaataaagcaGAAAGAAGAGTCTGCAATTGTCAAGGACGTAAGCATCCGCTTAATGAGGCGGCTCCCAATTGTTTGAATTGtggaaaaataatttgcatTGTTGAGGGGATTGGGCCTTG CACCTTTTGTGATAATCCTGTCATTAGCAAAGCTCAACAGTTGGAATTAATTCAAGAGTTGAAGCATGAGGGAAGCCGCTTAAAGCAAGCTGCCAAtcaaaaacgaaaaagCAAAACCGTTTctagtaaaaataattttcaaaggTTGCAAAATTCCTCCTTGCATTCAATTTTTCTCGATCCTAAACAACTAGAGCAAAAAGCTCAGGAGGctgaagaaagaaaaaatgtcttattaaattttgatagAACCTCTGCTCAACGAACTCGTATTATCGACGAAGCTGCTGATTTTGATCCTACTTCGCTAGCTTCTGATACTTGGGCATCTCCAGCTGAGAAAGCTTTAAATCTTGTTAGAATGCAAAAGGCCATGgctaaaaaggaaaagaaaaaaaagaaggtatTGTCGATTAGTCTTTcaggaaaaaaagttgtagTCGATCAAAAGGAAGCATCTTCTGAAAGTTCTGATGAAGATCAGGATGAACTTGACAATTTAACTAAAGTTGAGGGCCAATCTCATAGTCATAACCCGAAGGCTCCTGTTATTAGAAATTTGCCTAGGCCTATTTACCATCAAGACCTACACTCTAGTCATGTCGCCGTGCCTGAATCTAttcttaataaaataaatcagaAGTGGTCTAAAGTTCAGGATGATGATGGCATGCCATCGATGTTATAA
- the wdr55 gene encoding WD repeat-containing protein (WD repeat protein, human WDR55 family, involved in ribosome biogenesis) produces the protein MGGTINAAIKQKFENEIFDLACFGENQVLLGFSNGRVSSYQYDVAQISLVEQWSTKRHKKSCRNISVNESGTEFISVGSDGVLKIADTSTGRVSSKWIVDKNKEISPYSVVQWIENDMVFATGDDNGCVSVWDKRTEGGIIHTHNDHIDYISSISPFEERYFVATSGDGVLSVIDARNFKKPILSEEQDEEMTCGAFTRDQHSKKKFAVGTASGVITLFTKGDWGDHTDRILSPIRSHDFSIETITRADSDSLYVGGSDGCIRLLHILPNKYERIIGQHSSRSTVDAVDVTTEGNFLVSCSGTELAFWPVDQKEGDESSSSDNLDSDEDSSSDSEFSSPKKKKKVGNQGKKPLGTDFFDGL, from the coding sequence ATGGGTGGAACAATAAATGCTGctataaaacaaaaatttgaaaatgaaatattcGACTTAGCTTGTTTCGGTGAAAATCAAGTGTTACTGGGTTTTTCAAACGGCAGAGTTAGTAGCTATCAATATGATGTCGCACAAATAAGTTTGGTCGAGCAATGGAGTACCAAAAgacataaaaaaagctgCAGAAATATTTCAGTAAATGAATCAGGTACCGAATTCATTTCTGTAGGTTCAGATggtgttttaaaaatcgcCGATACCTCAACGGGGAGAGTGAGTTCAAAATGGATAGTGGATAAGAATAAGGAGATTTCTCCTTATAGTGTGGTTCAATGGATTGAGAATGATATGGTCTTTGCTACAGGTGATGATAATGGTTGTGTTTCTGTTTGGGATAAGCGCACCGAGGGAGGCATTATCCATACCCATAATGATCATATTGACTATATATCTTCTATTAGCCCATTTGAAGAACGATACTTCGTTGCTACTAGTGGTGATGGAGTTTTGTCAGTAATCGATGCTcgtaatttcaaaaaaccaATATTGAGTGAAGAACAAGACGAAGAAATGACCTGTGGAGCTTTTACACGGGATCAgcattcaaaaaagaaatttgctGTTGGTACTGCCAGTGGAGTTATaactttatttacaaaGGGTGATTGGGGGGATCATACCGATCGCATTTTATCGCCAATTCGGTCCCATGATTTTTCAATAGAAACAATAACTCGTGCTGATTCTGACAGTCTGTATGTTGGCGGAAGCGACGGATGTATACGTTTGTTACACATTCTTCCAAACAAATACGAAAGAATTATAGGGCAACACTCTTCGCGATCAACCGTAGACGCTGTGGATGTTACTACCGAAGgcaattttttagtttccTGTAGTGGAACCGAACTAGCTTTCTGGCCGGTTGATCAGAAGGAAGGAGATGAGTCATCCTCCTCTGATAATTTAGATAGTGATGAAGATTCCAGCAGCGACTCTGAATTCTCGAGTcctaagaaaaagaaaaaggtgGGAAATCAAGGGAAAAAGCCTTTAGGAACTGACTTTTTTGACGGTTTATAA
- the plb3 gene encoding lysophospholipase Plb3 codes for MLFNCFGILALLQILPALAYPPCREQMSDPYEFGESDLMRPGMHDTPLSLMQKREALAISLSKRDSVGSYAPYNVTCPSDYMLRPASDGISSGEQSFIDKRIPKINTQMRSFISNTGLDVDVNSVINDSDGPRLGLAFSGGGLRAMVHGGGVLNAFDSRNGNGSSLAGILQSAMYIAGLSGGSWLVGSVAVNNFANITYLRDNVWNLEHSVFAPHGDNVVENLAYYDDLDDEIDQKKDAGFDTSLTDLWGRALSRKLVDATQGGPNITFSSIRNQTWFQNADYPYPIIISDSRLEEEKAIPANTSIFEFTPYEFGTWDNGIKAFLPMEYVGTHLKNGVPPDHKCIRNYDNAGFVMGTSATLFNTFLLEWSQEVTSNSTLYDIIHKVFEKLSEDQNDIAPYPNPYQNFTTTNTTVKNPFERFDTIDLVDGGEDDENIPIWPLLHPQRFVDVIFAVDATYDDSNGWPDGSSIVTTYERIITYNANKSVDVRGFPYIPDEDTIISLGLNTHPTFFGCDGRNTTAGNHTVDNNTPPLLVYFPNYPWVYYSNISTFTMSMNDTLSSGILENAALSATQNNSDSFAVCLACAMIQRSLERKNMSTPSQCSSCFEQYCWNGTTVNNPSAVSNYAPTVLSASTTSGTSSVRAKPIVFYLFASLLTVSLLL; via the coding sequence atgttatttaattgttttggAATACTCGCTCTGCTCCAGATCCTGCCGGCCTTGGCGTACCCGCCTTGTCGCGAGCAAATGTCGGATCCGTATGAGTTTGGGGAATCTGACTTAATGAGACCGGGCATGCATGACACGCCTCTTTCATTAATGCAAAAACGAGAGGCTTTGGCGATTTCGCTTTCCAAGCGCGACAGTGTTGGATCATACGCGCCTTATAATGTAACTTGTCCTAGTGACTATATGCTACGACCTGCTTCTGACGGAATAAGTTCAGGCGAGCAAAGTTTCATTGATAAACGTATCCCCAAAATCAATACACAAATGAGGTCCTTTATTTCCAACACTGGTTTGGACGTAGATGTAAACTCTGTGATTAATGATTCAGATGGCCCTCGTTTAGGACTTGCATTTTCTGGCGGTGGACTCCGCGCTATGGTCCACGGAGGAGGTGTTTTAAATGCTTTCGATTCTCGAAATGGCAATGGTTCTTCACTTGCTGGAATTCTTCAATCCGCCATGTATATCGCTGGTCTTTCTGGTGGTTCATGGCTGGTCGGTTCCGTAGCTGTTAATAACTTTGCCAATATTACTTATCTACGTGACAACGTTTGGAATTTGGAACATAGTGTCTTTGCTCCTCATGGTGACAATGTTGTCGAAAATCTTGCTTATTATGACGACCTGGATGATGAGATTgatcaaaagaaagatgCAGGATTCGATACTTCTTTGACCGATCTTTGGGGACGCGCTTTATCTCGTAAGCTTGTCGATGCTACCCAAGGTGGTCCAAATATCACATTTTCTAGCATTAGAAACCAAACTTGGTTCCAAAATGCCGACTATCCTTATCCCATCATTATATCTGACAGTCGTTTGGAAGAGGAAAAAGCTATCCCTGCCAACACCAGTATATTCGAATTTACTCCATACGAGTTTGGTACTTGGGACAATGGTATTAAAGCTTTTCTCCCTATGGAATACGTCGGTACCCATTTAAAGAATGGTGTTCCACCAGACCATAAGTGCATTCGTAACTATGATAATGCCGGTTTTGTTATGGGTACTTCAGCTACATTGTTCAACACGTTTCTGTTAGAATGGAGTCAGGAAGTAACGTCAAATAGTACTCTCTATGATATTATTCATaaagtatttgaaaaactttctGAGGATCAAAATGACATCGCTCCTTACCCCAATCCTTATCAGAATTTCACGACTACAAACACCACCGTCAAAAACCCTTTTGAGCGATTCGATACTATTGATTTAGTAGATGGTGGTGAAGACGATGAGAACATTCCTATTTGGCCTTTGTTACATCCTCAAAGATTTGTTGACGTTATATTTGCTGTTGACGCAACTTATGATGATTCTAATGGTTGGCCTGATGGCTCTTCTATTGTTACTACATATGAAAGGATTATAACTTATAACGCCAATAAAAGTGTTGATGTTCGAGGTTTCCCGTATATCCCTGATGAGGACACAATCATTTCCTTGGGACTGAACACTCATCCAACATTCTTTGGATGTGACGGCAGAAACACTACTGCAGGTAATCATACCGTAGATAACAATACACCTCCTcttcttgtttatttccCCAATTATCCTTGGGTTTACTATTCCAATATTTCCACGTTTACCATGTCTATGAATGACACTTTGTCCAGTGGCATTCTTGAAAATGCTGCTCTATCGGCTACTCAAAACAACAGCGATTCATTTGCAGTCTGTTTGGCATGCGCCATGATACAACGTTCCTTGGAGCGCAAAAATATGTCTACTCCTAGTCAATGCTCTTCTTGTTTTGAACAATACTGCTGGAATGGAACAACCGTGAACAACCCTAGTGCCGTTTCAAACTATGCTCCTACTGTGTTATCTGCATCAACCACTTCTGGTACCTCTTCTGTACGAGCCAAACCTAtagtattttatttatttgcttcGCTTCTAACAGTTTCGTTACTATTATAG
- the plb1 gene encoding lysophospholipase 1 has translation MLFRGLSLWMLFLASCLSALALPAAEDDGSVKVFKRAKKHSTKQEGPSYAPYYVDCPSDNIVESLSSNEIPSAESEYLSTRSTITNTAMKDFLRNANLPGLNADTLSGSEGPSIGIALSGGGLRAMILGSGALSAMDARHDNHTVLTGLLQASDYLVGTDGSAWTVGGIALNNFSTINDFSKLWAFNHPLMYPKSAIVFNAHFYSSIMNEVAEKANAGFNISLSDYWGRVISRTLGDTTYGFPNVSLSSITSQEWYRNANFPYPIITFATQNYGEDISNVNTTFFEASPNVFGTFDHGINSFIPTEYLGTTLNNGASSNGSCVINYDNFGFMMGASSTYFNKIMRNFNDSSTKNGRIIQQYLKGNFSENGQQIISIPNPFQGVESANSDAANNLGSSSSLNLVDTFLTGEKIPLWPLLQKGRDVDVIVAVDNGDDSEWLWPNGNSLVQTYERVVAAQAAGNTNVKGFPYVPSQQSFVSLHFNDRPVFFGCDGRNTTAGNHTVTRDTPPLVIYLPNVPYNYFTNISTDRTYYTEDMIQQLLTNGLISSTVDNDTYFGQCFACAVVKRTLERNNITASPECQQCYYNYCWSGLYDDSAANDDIVYNPTCRLGEGI, from the coding sequence atgctTTTCCGCGGATTAAGCCTGTGGATGCTCTTTTTGGCATCCTGCCTTTCTGCCCTTGCTCTTCCCGCTGCTGAAGACGATGGTTCTGTCAAGGTCTTCAAGCGTGCCAAGAAGCATAGCACTAAGCAAGAGGGACCCAGTTACGCTCCTTATTATGTGGACTGTCCCTCTGATAACATTGTCGAGAGTCTCTCCAGCAATGAGATTCCTAGCGCCGAGTCTGAATACTTGAGCACTCGTTCTACTATTACCAACACTGCCATGAAGGACTTCCTTCGTAACGCCAACTTGCCTGGTTTGAATGCCGATACTCTTTCTGGCTCTGAAGGTCCTTCTATCGGTATTGCCTTGTCCGGTGGTGGTTTACGTGCCATGATTTTGGGTTCTGGTGCCCTCTCTGCCATGGATGCTCGTCACGACAACCACACTGTTTTGACTGGTCTCCTTCAAGCCTCTGACTATCTCGTTGGTACTGATGGTAGTGCCTGGACTGTTGGTGGCATTGCTCTCAACAATTTCAGTACCATTAACGACTTTAGCAAACTTTGGGCTTTCAACCACCCTTTGATGTATCCCAAGAGTGCTATTGTTTTCAACGCTCATTTCTACAGTTCTATTATGAATGAAGTTGCCGAAAAGGCCAATGCTGGCTTTAACATCAGTCTTTCCGATTACTGGGGACGTGTGATTTCTCGTACCCTTGGTGACACTACTTATGGTTTCCCTAATGTCTCTTTGTCTAGTATTACTTCCCAAGAATGGTACCGCAATGCCAACTTCCCTTACCCCATCATTACCTTTGCTACCCAAAACTATGGTGAGGATATTAGCAATGTTAACACTACTTTCTTTGAAGCTTCCCCCAACGTTTTCGGTACCTTTGACCATGGAATCAACTCCTTTATTCCTACCGAATACTTGGGTACTACCTTAAACAATGGTGCTAGCAGCAATGGTTCTTGCGTTATCAACTATGACAACTTTGGTTTCATGATGGGTGCTTCTTCTACTTACTTCAACAAGATAATGCGTAACTTCAATGACTCTTCTACCAAGAACGGTCGTATCATCCAACAATACTTGAAAGGTAACTTTTCTGAAAACGGTCAACAAATCATCTCCATTCCCAACCCCTTCCAAGGTGTTGAGAGTGCTAATTCTGATGCTGCCAACAACTTGGGTTCCAGCTCTTCCCTTAACTTAGTTGATACCTTCCTTACTGGTGAGAAGATTCCTTTGTGGCCTTTGTTGCAAAAGGGTCGTGATGTCGATGTTATCGTTGCCGTTGACAATGGTGATGACAGTGAATGGCTCTGGCCCAACGGTAACTCTCTTGTCCAAACTTATGAGCGTGTCGTTGCTGCCCAAGCTGCCGGAAACACCAATGTTAAGGGTTTCCCCTACGTTCCTAGCCAACAATCCTTTGTCAGTCTTCACTTCAACGATCGCCCTGTCTTCTTTGGTTGTGATGGTCGTAACACCACTGCTGGTAACCACACTGTTACCCGTGACACTCCTCCTTTGGTTATCTATCTTCCCAACGTTCCTTACAACTACTTCACTAACATTTCCACTGATCGCACCTACTACACTGAAGACATGATTCAACAACTTCTTACCAACGGCCTTATTTCCTCTACCGTTGACAATGACACCTACTTTGGTCAATGTTTTGCCTGTGCCGTTGTTAAGCGTACTTTGGAGCGTAACAACATCACTGCTAGCCCCGAGTGCCAACAATGCTACTATAACTACTGCTGGAGCGGTCTTTATGATGACAGCGCTGCTAATGATGATATTGTCTACAATCCTACTTGCCGTCTTGGTGAAGGCATTTAA
- the ptl3 gene encoding triacylglycerol lipase, producing the protein MSKNEIKLQMEYASSYETWLEAAEKLDVIEGKYQWREQKESDEYDYVLVESRLHELRRHRLSKNTRLLLGLLRNSVARDFANMDNSRLYNYAHSGTKKLIDEFIQEVLMCLTYLEETPDLSLDEKITEFSRLKLTTGNTALILSGGGTFGMTHIGVLQSLHEQGLVPKIICGSSAGAIVACAAAVRNKEEQEILLRQFHTGDLSVFTDPNAAPPSVIQSVKQYFTRGCVLDISHLERVMKLLIGDFTFQEAYDRSGYILNVTVSCGSLFEMPSLLNYITAPNVLVWSAVVATCSVPFLFKRATLWERDPLTREVSAFCVTDAPLWMDGSVDNDIPHAKLTELFHVNHFIVSQVNFHIVPFIMDPTSHNWVERCCKKAIDLAAQEVSLTFRLFAELGIFSVLFTKLQSVITQKYSGDITIIPRLNYREVNKVIKNPTPSFLLDAATRGKRGTWTKVPVTRNHCAIEILIAAAYTRLIKRSKSLK; encoded by the exons ATGtctaaaaatgaaattaaactACAGATGGAATATGCTTCAAGCTATGAAACATGGCTTGAAGCTGCGGAAAAATTAGATGTCATAGAAG GAAAATATCAATGGAGAGAGCAAAAGGAGTCAGATGAGTACGACTATGTTTTAGTCGAGAGTCGGCTGCATGAACTGCGAAGACATCGATTGTCTAAAAATACGAGACTTTTGCTTGGACTTTTACGAAATTCAGTTGCAAGAGACTTTGCAAATATGGATAATAGTAGATTATATAATTATGCACATTCAGggacaaaaaaattgatagATGAGTTCATTCAAGAGGTTTTGATGTGCTTGACGTATTTAGAGGAAACGCCTGATCTTTCGTTGGATGAAAAGATTACTGAATTTTCTCGTTTAAAACTTACGACTGGCAATACAGCATTGATCTTAAGTGGTGGTGGAACGTTTGGTATGACACATATTGGTGTTTTACAGTCTTTGCATGAACAAGGTTTGGTACCTAAAATTATCTGTGGTTCATCTGCTGGTGCAATTGTTGCGTGCGCGGCAGCAGTCcgaaataaagaagagcAGGAGATTTTGCTTAGACAATTTCATACAGGTGATCTCAGTGTCTTTACTGATCCCAATGCAGCACCACCATCAGTTATACAGTCTGTCAAACAGTATTTCACTAGAGGCTGTGTCTTGGATATCAGCCATTTGGAAAGGGTAATGAAGCTGCTTATTGGAGATTTCACTTTCCAAGAGGCATATGATCGTTCAggatatattttaaatgttaCTGTGTCTTGTGGAAGCCTGTTTGAGATGCCCAGTTTACTTAACTACATTACTGCTCCAAATGTTTTAGTGTGGAGTGCGGT TGTCGCAACGTGCTCTGTTccctttttattcaaacGAGCTACTTTGTGGGAAAGAGACCCTTTAACAAGAGAAGTATCGGCATTTTGTGTAACAGATGCTCCGTTATGGATGGACGGATCTGTTGATAATGACATTCCGCATGCTAAACTAACGGAGCTGTTCCATGTTAATCATTTTATCGTATCACAAGTCAACTTTCACATCGTTCCGTTTATTATGGATCCAACATCTCATAATTGGGTTGAGCGCTGTTGTAAGAAGGCAATTGATTTGGCTGCTCAGGAAGTTAGCTTGACATTTCGTTTGTTTGCAGAACTAGGCATTTTTTCGGTATTATTCACGAAGCTTCAATCTGTAATCACCCAGAAATATTCTGGAGATATTACAATTATCCCCAGATTGAATTACCGTGAAGTGAATAAAGTCATTAAAAATCCAACTccttcatttcttttagaTGCAGCAACGAGGGGCAAACGTGGAACATGGACAAAAGTTCCAGTTACTCGGAACCATTGTGCAATAGAGATTTTAATCGCAGCTGCATATACTCGGTTAATAAAAAGGtctaaaagtttaaaataa